The sequence CTCCGCTCATATTATCAAACGGAAGTACTGCAATGGAAGGTTTATCAGGTAATGGATATGCCATCTTTTCCACTGATGCTGGTTCTACAGAAGGGTGCTTAATATAAAACTGCCAGATTCCCATAGCAACGATAATCACAACTACTACTGCTGCTGAAAGGTTAATTTTACGCCATCTTCGTCCTAAAGCTTCTTTCGCCTGAACGACTCTATGGGCCGCTGCCCCCGGATAGGACAGCACTTTGTATACTCGTATCGGCCTCGTAATATTTTTGACCTGATGCTCTCCAAGATTTTCATATTCTAATCCCAGCTTGTTTTCCACCTGATCATAAGCCCTGCCGGAAATGCATATGCCTCCTGCTTCAGATAAAGACTCTACCCGGGCTGCTATATTGATACCATCTCCGTAAATTCGACCGTCTTCTTCGATCACATCACCGAGGTTGACACCGATGCGAAATTGCATTTTGCGTTCATCAGGCAACTCTGCATTCCATTCTGCAAGGTCTCGCTGGATTTCAACCGCACAGTTTACCGCATCCACCACGCTGGTGAACTCGGTAAGAATATTATCCCCTGGAGTATCTACAACACGGCCGCGGAATTGTTGAACCAGGTCTGCTATTGCGGTGCGGTAAGAGGTAATGGTGCGGACAGTGGCTTCCTCATCATCATCCATGAGGCGGCTGTAACCCTCAACGTCAGCGCTGAGGATGGCTGAGAGTTTACGTTTAAAACCTTCTTGAGCCATAATTCACCCCCTCCTCTTGTTAGGGTTTTAAACAGGGGAACTCAGTTTGTGAATGATTCAAAGGAGCGAAAAATAAGATGAGAAATCGGATTTGATTCTGTAAATGGAAGCCCGCTTCGGGTCAGATAGAATAGGAAAATCAAAACAACCTTAAATAAACTTATATGCATTTCGATGGATTCTGTCAAGTATAATAGACAGATAGGCAGGTGGTGATTTATTGAAAGATCCCCAACTATCATCTAAATAGTGATATCAACTTATCCGAAGATATCATAAAAATTTTTAAGCTTCAAAAAACTGTTATTTGTAGAAAATATTTAAGGTAGACAATCGAGGAAAACGCCTAAATTACTCTATTAAATCTAATTGGGAAGATTTATATATTTTTGGGGAATATTATTATTTATATCTTACGATGATTTTATGTATCTGAAAATCATCATAATTATTTTTTTCCCATCTAAATCCAGCTATTATTTTAATCTCATTGTATCCTTTTTTCACAATATGCTTATCTACCCCTATTGTTATCTTATCAATTTCAGATTTGTATTTCATTCCTGAAATATAGTTATTGAGAATAGCTATTTCATAATCGTTAACAACCAATTTGGTTTTATAATATCCTCTAAAAAATTGTTCATGCTTTTTTGGCACCAAATCCGATACCCAAACCGTAATAAAAACGTCAGATAGATTGGTATCGGTAATATTAAATCTGCCTTCGAATACTGTACCTTGCGGCTTTGGATTTTCAAATCTACTAATTTTGTTGTCGCCCATATGATAGGTATGATTCAACAGATTTATAGTTGTGAAATCCCTTTCTTCTTCTGATCGTTCATTTTGAGCTTGTGGTGTAGCACTTTTTGCGGATTTTGGGATATAAGCTAAAGATCGCTTTTCTTTCTCCAACCGAATCTTTTGTGGTTTCGTTAAAAACAGGTCCTCCACGATCTGTTTAGCAACACTCTTAATACATCGATTAAATTCTTCTCTGAATGGCTTGGCATTGTTGTCTGCCCAGTCAACGAACTCATCATCATCGCCCCTGATTTTCCAAATGTGTTCATAAACTACCTCACCATCTGCTGCTCGAATCAATTCGATTCTACAAGACACAACAAAGCGAAGAGATGGATCTATACCTGAAGTTGTCCGGGTAGCAAGGCCAATCTCTGAAATATCTACCCAAACAACTGTATCAACACCTCTATCTGCAAAAGAACTATAATTGGGTTTGTGTCTAATGTCATCAAATTCAACATTTCCTAAAACGACAAAATTGTATGGAGTTTTTTCTTTAGCGATTCTCAGAAATTGGTACTGTATTGTTTGGTTAATATTAAGTTCACTAAAAGCTTTCCTGATCAATGCCTCCGCTTCTTTCACTTCTGATTCAGATTCTGTTGATAATGTACCTGCGATGCAGCCAATGGGGGTGCTGATAATCGCATAAATAGGGATAAAAACCATAAATGCAAACATACCAAGTCCCAAAGCAAGTGCTTCATCGAAGCTTACCGGTGGTGGCAGCCCACTTCCACTATGTTCCTCCTTCAGGAATTCGCCAAGCCATCCAACCGCGATCTTCGCCCCTCTTTTGCACCCTTCTCACCATCGCGTCACAGGCTTCGAGAAATATAAATGCGCATAGTGGCTTGACGTACACACACCTATGGTCCCAATATTTTCGCTGGCTTCTTTAGATAAAGGCGGCAGATGGTGAGCGCATCCAAGATTGATAATCAGTATACTGATCAGAAAACAGAGGATTCTTTTTTTATGGCATGAATTTTTCATAGGCCTAGCCTCCAATTGGTTTTGGTTGGGGCATGTGTTTGAATACGGATCTAACATTATATCGCGGCAGGTAGTTCTGTTTAACTTAAGGAAAATGAACTTCAGGTGAGAAAAATATATTTAAAATATATGACCAATATTTCCATATATGGTTGCTGTACTCCAGTTATAATTTCCCATATTCCATTTGCATGAAGAAATTGCTTTCTAATCCCGGCCCAATAATGTGCACTTTATCATTTAAAAACTGGCAACAAATTTTAAAAAATAATACCCGTAAAAACAATAACAGCAGGGGCGAAATCTGCAATGTTTGCCGAGTATCTTTAATTTATTGAAAGGAGAATGATATAAAGCGAATTACACGCATTACAGAATACTCCACGGGATTTCGCATACTACAGTGCGGAAGCAGGGCCCCCAAAAAAAACAACCACAAAAAGAATAAGAGCAAGTGCTAGATCGGCAATATTTGCTAATGGAACAAGAGCATAACCAGCTTTTGTGCTTGTATCCTTATAACCGCCTATTATGCCTATAGCGTGAACGCCCGAATCGGGATACTTATCAAGGCAATAAGTAAGGAATATCTTTTCAGACTTTAAACCCTCGTGAACAATATTTATCGTATATAAGGTATCGTTGGATATTATAAATTTATTACATTTCTTTAATATGGCAGAGATATCTTCTTTGTTTTTCGGTAATCCATCATAAAGCCTTTCCCATTCATCAATTTGGACATATAATTTTTCAATGCGGATTTTTGATTCAGAGGGGGTATTCGTCTCTTCAATTTCGACACATTCCTTAGAAGGTTTTTTAACCGGAAACCAATATATTGGAAGATACGGGTCAGTAGAATTTATGTCTTTTTGTAAATCCTTTTTCTCCGGTTTTGTTTTTCCCGACGCAAAAGAATTAAATGGAAGAGAAACCAAATAATGTTGTTCCTTACAATCATCCGACTCGCAGGATAGCTTAACGCATATTTTGATATTGCCATCTTCACGAACAGCAGTAGGATGTACATCTACTATTTTTCTATAAGTTATAGGCACGGATGCTAATTTTAATGCATACTTTTTCGCTATGCCAGTGATACCTTCCTTGTCAATGACAGCTCCGTTGTCAGTAACACATCCGAATAAATTTAAAAGAAAAATGAAAGTAAGGCATATATGCAATAATTTTCTTAAGCCCATACCGCACCTCTTTTTCTCGAAAAGTCAGATGTATTTCCGGTTGCTATTTAGGTTCCAACAGAACAAACACCCGCCGATGATTGCCATACCTCAAAATAGAGTCGGCGGGTTGCCCAGCTTTTTCCTCTTTTTTACTGTTTAATCCTAACGTCTGCAGTCAGCAGGCATGATGGGTAGCCATTAGCATCACGGAGGCAATGTTCTTCTTCCGGGCGATAAATTTTCCATGGCAATGTTCTGTCATCCATGTAAAAAATATGTTTTAAGATTCCCTCTGGACCCGCGTCTATAGTAAAGGTGCTCACCGTCGGCATATCCGGGAGCCCGTCCGGTCCTGGCAAATCTTTCATAATACCATCTGACCAAACAACTTTTTTCTCACCATCCACTGTTATTGTAAAGGGTATTCTTTCGTGGGGTATCTCCACGCCATTACCGCTACAGGAGCCGTCAGTGGAAGCATAACTGAATACTTGCCTTAGACCCGAAGACCCTGTAAATGTCCATACTCCCATTGTATCGGTCGTAGTTGGGCCTCCCCCCGCCCCGGGTCCGTAACAACAACCCCAGGCCCCGTTCATCGGCGCTGTTCCCGTTGCGCTCAGCATCTCAAGTGAAGGCTCTGAGGTTTTAAAGTAACTGCTTGATCTGGACATTCCGCCAGGATTTGTTCCATCTGCATTGCAGGTTTCCGATGGTATCAATATCGGCCAGCCCATACCGTAAAGACGAGTTTCGATACGTGCTATTCTTCCAAGCATATTTTGTTCGGCATAACTATATTCAGCAAAGCCACCAACAATCTGCATGATATCGTTGGTCATTATATTTCCGTCTTCATCAAAAAGTTTAAGGCGATATTGATCACCATTTGTTATCGGAGCAATAATATCAATAATTCCGGTATTAGGATCACCCATATGCCAACTTACTTCAGGTTCAACTGGAATCGGTGGAATCTGGTCAAGCATTTCTTGGGTAATTGTGAAAGTTGCCGTATACCGGTGGAACTTATGCTGAACGATAATGCGCCAGTCACCTAACAAATTATAATGTTGCCCGAGCCACAGGGTAAATTCGCCGGACGGAGTGCCTACAAAAGTATATAAAATGGGTTCGGTTAGTATGTGACTGGAGCCGGTTGTTTTATTACGAAAAATGACCCGCCGGACGTTATTAGCTAATTCATCTCGCTCTGCTTCGGTAGGAAAAAATCCGAGCCATAGCGAAAATGCTATACCACCATTTGGGTAGGATTTGTTATAGTAATCGGAATCATACATTCTTTGATCGAACCTGACCTCAAAATATCCAGAATCACCGAAAGGAAAATCACACAAGGATTTCCCAAAGGAGTGGCCAAATGCTCCAACCATGCTTGGCATTGCCAAAGCAACTGCCAATGCTGTGACTACAAACAATCGCTTAATCATGATATACCTCCTTTTTTAAATCAGATTGAAAAGAGTAGGTAAGAAATGAAATTCTTAGCTCCTAACAGAGCATCAATGCCCTGTTGGAGCAAGGCTGGCACATTTTTAGTGGGTTCTCCATATTAATCTTCACCTATATTGATAGAGCTGAGTCGATTACAATTCTAAACTGGGGAATTAAATCAGCCACAAGTTGGCCGCTATTTAGTCTAATAGATAGCAACTGTCATACCAAATAATGGCTCCATGATTTTTGGTGCAATGTTAACGCTAATCTTACTTCTTTTAAGAAGCCAAAATATTTGAAATAATTTACTGTTTTTTTTAGTAGATATTCTCTAAACTGGGAGAACTTGCATATGAGGATAAATTTCTAAATTTTGAATTTTAGATGCAGTTTGTTTGAAGGGATACCAGTAAAAAGAAGCAACAAAAGTTGACGCAATCAATGTCATTTTAAAGAATAGATAACTATTTCAAATAGTTAGTTAATGGTGAAAAAGGTTGACAAAGCAATAAGGGTTGCACCCTCTAAGTGAGATGAAATCAATGTAGATATCACAGCAATTATAGGAACTTGGTATACACATTTTGTGGAATTTCACCATTTTAATCTTTATCTAAATCGATAGATTAAATTTGAGAAAAACCAATATCTTTCAGATAGAGGAGCTTTTAGAAGTTTAACGTTGGTTCATTGATAGGTAGAAATAACCAAAAATAGTTAAGGAAAAGTAATTGTGAGCTTTTGATTGAGCTTCAGGTGAGAACAATATTAAAGTTTAGATAATATGGAACATCGTGTAATGTCAAGAAAATTTGGGCTGGTGATTGAGAATATCCCATAAAAACCGGGCGTTAAAATTCCTGAGTTATCTTACCAAATTCTTTATATATCACGCGATGTCAATGCCTTAGATTTATTTCTCCTATATATTCGACTTCTTTTTCGGCCATTTTTTAATGATATCTATTATGTTTCGAACAAAAACACACTCACAGCGAACGGTGCATTTATCTAATTGATCTTGATATAGACAATATTCCGGACAATCATTGCTACCTGTGGCGCGTTCTTTGAATATTGGACCTTCATACAACCCATTAAAATATCTTACAGGTAAAGCAAGGGTTGCACCACAAGAGTGGTTGAAAAGGAAAGTTCCAGCCAACAGGTCATCAAAGTTTACTTTGTACCCGACGATTTCTAAGCTCGAATCTTGCAAAAAATCATCACGATCAAACCATTTATGGCCACACGGCAAACATTCTTTGAAAACTTGCATTGATTGCTTTCGTTGCCCCTACAATGTTTTTAAGTAAGTCTTACTTAACAAGCTGCTTAAACTTTGAATTTGTTGCCAATACCACAGTTTTACAAAAAATTGTAATATGAGATTGATAAACTGCTTACTTAAAAAGATCAAAGCGGTATACTTCCTTTCCCACCACCTTGATGCCAATTTTTTTCATTACCAAAGTTAATGGCGAACCCCTGTAAGTATTAATCATATATAGGATATTTGTTACACAAAAGGGAAACCTGCTCGCTTATTGTATCTATTTTTTGTTTCTGCACATCGCCGGGTTTATGCACACAATTAAATAGCTCGGCAATCCATTCTCCAATCATTTGGAAGTGCCTGGTTTCAAATCCTCTGGTCGTTCCAGCACTGCTGCCTAAACGCAGCCCAATCCATTTCGACGGATTGGGCGAGTCAAATGGAATCGGGTTCTTATTTGAGGTGATATTTACTTGCTCCAGGATGTCCTGTGCCTGCTGACCGCTAATTTTTTTGTTCGACAAATCCAATAACACCAGATGGGTGTCGGTCCCATCAGCTATTATTTTAACTCCTTTCTTCTTAAGGGTTTCCGCTAAAATACGAGCATTTTCTCTTACCTTCCTTCCGTATGTCTTGAAATCCGGTTGAAGCGCTTCTCCTAAACAAACCGCTTTTGCGGCAATCACCTGAAGATGGATGCTGCCCTGGACGCCGGGAAAAACCGATGATTGCAGTTTGTTAAACAGCTCCTTTTTATTGGAAAGGATGAGGCCCCCGCGTGCACCACGCATGGTTTTAGTGGTAGTCAGGGTAACCACATCTGCGAAAGGAACCGGTGTTGGATGAACCTTGGCGGCAACCAGACCGGCAAAATGCGCCATATCGACCAGCAAAAAAGCATCGACTCGATCTGCTATATGGCTCATTCGTTCAAAGTCAATTTCTCTTGGATAGGCCGAACCCCCTGAGATGAGAAGCTTAGGTTTTACTTCAAGGGCAGTCTCCTCCACCTTATCATAGTCTATCAGACCGGTTTCTTTACTGACATGGTAATGAAAGGGTTTATAGATACGTCCCGATTGGTTGGCTTTGGCCCCGTGGCTGAGGTGGCCACCTGCAGCTAAGTCTAAACTTAAAATTCGATCGCCCGGCTGCAAAAGTGCATATAGTACGGCCTGATTTGCCTGTGAGCCGGAGTGGGGTTGTGCATTGACGTAGTCGCAACCAAATAGTTCACTGGCCCGTTCAATGGCCGCCTGTTCCACGATATCGGCATATTTCGCTCCGCCGTGAAATCGATTTCCCGGGTATCCCTCAACCGTTTTATTGGTGATCTCTGATCCTAAGGCTTCCAAAACTGCATGGCTCACCGTGTTTTCCGAGGCAATCATTTCGATCTGGTTCTGCTGACGATGTTTTTCGCCTTTCAAAGCTTCATGGATAAATGGATCCATACGTTTGAGGTTCATATTAATGGCATTTGTACCCATTTACACTCTCCTTGACTTAAGCTATTTTACTTAAAGTACAACTTGCCATTGCCGTAACATTAAGTCAATTACAGATATTTAATACTTGGCTTTCAAAGAATAGGTTTTGGATACTATTTCTGATTATCAGGTATTCGGCCATCAATAATTCTCGATAAAATTTTAACAAAACCGGAGTCAAGAAAAGCGAACAGCTCTCAACCGCATCCACCGCAAAGCTTTATACCTTGGATGTTTTCAAATTGGTATTTCGAGCATTTGATTTGTTTTTCCTCATTCGTTTACTATAAAAATGGGAAAATATGGCCCTTTCAGAGCAGTGAATAACGATAATATTGATGATTGAAAGCCGGAAATCATTTTCACAAAATCGGTCAAGTGCGCCGTCTGCAATCAATGAGGGGCCCTCGGCACTGCAAAAAAGCTGACGAGGACCCTCCACCCACTTTTGGCAAAAAGTATAAAAGACTCTGCGTTTTATTTTTTTCAAATAGTCAGCGTAATCCGAGGAGGTTAAGGGTGGAAATTGGATTCTGGAATCCTTTGTAATGTTTCCCCTATTTAAATCATCCCTAGTTCAGCACCGAACCGGAAATTCCGATGTTTATACTTCTGCCAGGGACTTTATCGGCAAAATTAGGTTATAACCTAATTTTGTCTTGACAATATTGGGTTATAACCTAATAAAATGTTCAAAACATGCTCAAAATCCCGGCTGTTCAACTTGTTAACAAAGGTGATACCTGTAAGGTTGTTTCCAACGGTGAGTTGAAAATAATGATAATCAGCGCGGATCACTGGTTGTCATTACTTCCGTGACAATGACTTGACGATTTAGTTCGACTTGTGCAGTTATAACAGTTGTCTTACATGTGTCTCGTTTTAAATGAAGAGACTGTCTGGGTGTATAAGCCCGCCTTCAGAACAAGGATGCGAGCTTTTCATCGCTTAAAACGGAATGAAAAACAATATAAATGGAAAAACGGTGAAATTCCTGGCCGGAAAATAAACTGGTAGAAGCTGCTTGCCTGATATTGAAACCACAACCTCAATTGAGATCTTAATTATCAACATCGGTAGCAAAAAGCGTAATATTGTCGTTATCGTCTATAACACAAGATGTTGAGGATGGAATTTTGAATGGTTTTTTTTAAAACGCGGCCAGTTCCTTTTCATACTTTTCCACCCACCCCTCAGCACCGCACTCTTTGAAAATTTCAATTGCTGTAGAGAGTTGTTTTCTGGCTTTCGAAGTGTCGCCTTTTCGTTTGAAAAATTTGGCATACAGCACCCGGCTCTTTGCTAAATGCCACATCATGTGATTTTGTTCAGCCGTTTGGATGGCTCTTCTAATCCAGTTATCCGTTTCACGAAAATGGTGCTTATCACTATTCAATAGAATTTGTGCAATGAATCTTGTTTTCCATACTTTGGGATATTTATAAGTACCTTCAGCCATATACCTGTTTAGGACTTCCATATCGATATGCTTATCACCTGTCATCAGTGCTGCCTTTTCAACGCCGATTTTGTTTACGGCCATCCAGGAAGGGAAGGCATTGCCTTGTTCCAGCAGTTGCACGGCTACCTGATAATGGTGCCTGGATTGTTGATATTCACCAACTTCAAAATAGACCTCAGCCAAAAACCATCGTGCTACTGCACTCCACATGGATAAGTTGAGCTTTTCACACAAGGCAACTCCCTTTAATAAAGCTTTTATGGCTCCCTTGAGCCAACCCTTTCCATAATATGAAAATCCGAGGCTGGGATATGCAAAGGCTTTGGAATATGAATCACCGCTTTCTTCGGCATTTCGAATGGCGTCCTTTGCAACCAGGTACGCCTTATACATATTTCCAAGGGAGGTAAGCAGAAAGAGGCTTTCGTAACTTCTTACCCTGGCAATGCCCCAAAGATCGTTTGCCGCCTTACAAATATCGAGAGCCTGTTTGAAATTTCGCGAAGCCTTCTCAAATTCACAATTCAAACAACAAACGAAAGCCAGGCGCCAGTTTGCGATCAATAAAGAGTTGGTGTCATTAATTCGACCGGCTATCTTCACGGCATCTTCAAAATGTTTACACCCGTTGAAGTAATCCTCTTGGACCAATATCGCATAATTCCCTTTAATGGTGAGTATTGCGGGCAATTTTTCTTCATAATTCATCTGGTGGGCCAATTCAACGATCGGGTCAATCGCTTCTTTCGATTCCTCATAGTAGAGCATCTGTACAAAGTACAGACCGAGTATGGTTCTGGCATCAATGATCTCTTTTTGCCGTAGATCGGTGATGGGCAATTTCTCAAGATAGGTGACCCTTTTTTTGCAGTACTCGATCGCATCACCAATTGATGCGGTCTTTTCAGCCTTCTGGGCTGCTTGCATCGAATAGTAAGCGGCCTTGTCGTAATTCTCGGCCACCGCATAATGCCCGGCCAAATGTCCATAATGCTGCTCCAGATTCGGTTCATAAAGATCTTCAATAGCAAATGCGGTCTGCTGGTGAAGCTTTTTTTTTCGCTTGTTCAGTATGGATTCGTACACCGCATCGCGGGTCAACGCATGTTTGAAGATGTAGGTGGATTGCGGAAAGATGCCCCTTTCATAAATCAGTTCCAGATCCTTCAAAACCGACATATGGGACAGAAGATCACGTTCAAGCAGACCGGTCACCCGTCTGATCAGCTCATAATTGAACTCCCGCTCGATGACCGCACCGGTTTGAAGCACTTTTCTGGCCTCATTGGGCAAAGAGTCCACCCGG comes from Thermodesulfobacteriota bacterium and encodes:
- the glyA gene encoding serine hydroxymethyltransferase — protein: MGTNAINMNLKRMDPFIHEALKGEKHRQQNQIEMIASENTVSHAVLEALGSEITNKTVEGYPGNRFHGGAKYADIVEQAAIERASELFGCDYVNAQPHSGSQANQAVLYALLQPGDRILSLDLAAGGHLSHGAKANQSGRIYKPFHYHVSKETGLIDYDKVEETALEVKPKLLISGGSAYPREIDFERMSHIADRVDAFLLVDMAHFAGLVAAKVHPTPVPFADVVTLTTTKTMRGARGGLILSNKKELFNKLQSSVFPGVQGSIHLQVIAAKAVCLGEALQPDFKTYGRKVRENARILAETLKKKGVKIIADGTDTHLVLLDLSNKKISGQQAQDILEQVNITSNKNPIPFDSPNPSKWIGLRLGSSAGTTRGFETRHFQMIGEWIAELFNCVHKPGDVQKQKIDTISEQVSLLCNKYPIYD